The stretch of DNA AAGCATTGAGTGAAGTGTAATAAACCTCGTGTATTTCCCCATCTTCATCCTCAACCTCTTCAAAGCCAAAAGGAATTTCTACTTTTTTTCCGTTTAGTTGCTCGGCAGTGCTTACATTAATCGGAAAATCATCAATGAAGAGAGATAGTTGAGCAAAGTCGTTTTGCAAAGAATCGCCTTCTACATGTTCTAGATCATCGTTGGTATGAATCTCGATTAATAAACAAGTTTTATTGCCCTGATAGACAACTTTACAAAGGTTTTTGTTGATGTGGTAAACAAAAGTTTCTTCTGGATGGAAGACTTTGATGGTGTTCATGAGTTATTCTGAATAGTTTTATTGGTACGAATATAATTAAGACTTTGAAATTTTCATAACCTAAAACATGATTTTTATAAAAGAAAATAAAAAAGGCCGAAATTCTATATTTCGACCTTTCAATTATAAGTAATTGACAAAAAATTATTTCACTTGTGTCGCAACAATATCTGCTTGTAAAATTACTTCATCTTTGATGATTGATCCAGCACCACCTGTGAAAGTAATTCCGAAGTCTTGACGGTTGATTGCAAACTCTTCTGATTTGATTGTTACCTTATCTCCATCTACAGTAACATTCGCACGGAAAGTGATGTTTTTTGGAGTACCACGGAAATCCAAGTTTCCAGAAATCTCAGTATTGAAATCACCCTCTGTCAAAGGTTTAACGGTTGTAATCTCGAACGTTGCATTCGGGAATTTTTCTACATCTAAAAAATCAGCAGACTTCAAGTGGCCATCTAATTTTGCTTTGTCTTCTGGACTATCATTTAAATCGGTTGACTCGAATGTGTTGAAATCTGCAATAAATTTACCTGATTCTAGAACTCCATCCTTCATGTGAACCTCTCCCGAAGAAAGTTTTACAAAACCAACATGTCCTTCTTCTGGCTTGTTTATATCTTCGAATCTTTTTCCTCCTTTCCAGTTGATAGAACTTTCAGCATCTACCATATAATTTACCGAACCTTCAGTAGCTAATGCTGTTTCAGTTGGCTCATTTGCATCCACGGTTTCGGTTTTTCCTCCGCAAGATGTTAAGGCAAAAATTGATAGTAACGAGAAACTTAAAATTACTTTTTTCATGGATTTAAATAAATTTTATAAATTCTTTGCAAATTTACAATTATTAATTGTAAATATGTTTGATTTAAGTCAATATATTTATAATTATACTATATGACCGAATCAATAATTCAAAAAAATAGTGTCAAACTCGCTTATGTTAATCGTAGAGTCTCTATCCTATCAGTATCAAGAATCTGAAAAATTTTTTCTAAAAAATATAAACTTTCGTGTAGAGAAAGGTGAAACTTTAGCGATAATCGGAGAAAGTGGTAGTGGAAAATCGACATTAATCCGATTGATTTATGGTTTGTTGGATTATAACCATAAAATGCAAAAAATAGAATGGAATGGGGTATTACTCAAAGGGCCAAGTTACAATTTGATTCCCGGGCACTCAATGATGAAATATGTTGCTCAAGATTTTGATTTGATTGATTTTGTATCGGTAGGAGAAAATGTAGGGTACTATATCTCTAATTTCGATTTACCAAAAAAACATCAAATTATAGATCAAGCTTTGGAGGCTGTAGAAATGCAAGCCTATAAAGCAGTACACCCCAAGTATCTTAGCGGAGGTCAACGACAACGTGTCGCCATTGCGAGAGCTTTAGCTTTGCGTCCAGAATTGTTGCTACTCGATGAGCCTTTTTCCAATATCGATCAACACCTGAAAATAAAAATCAGAGAACGGATTTATGCTTTTTGCAAAGAACACAAAATGAGTCTTATTTTTACCACACATGATTTGAGTGATGCTTTCTATTCATCGGACCAGATTTTGGTTCTGAAAGACGGACAAATAGTACAAATAGGAGCAGTGAAGAATGTTCGTAACTTTCCGAAATCTGCTTATGTTGCTCAGCTTTTCGGGTATGTGGCGCTTATCCCAAAAGAAAAAGCTGCTGCGCTGATGATTGATGCAGAAAACGATTTGGTGATATATCCCGAAGAGGTG from Weeksella virosa DSM 16922 encodes:
- a CDS encoding YceI family protein, with amino-acid sequence MKKVILSFSLLSIFALTSCGGKTETVDANEPTETALATEGSVNYMVDAESSINWKGGKRFEDINKPEEGHVGFVKLSSGEVHMKDGVLESGKFIADFNTFESTDLNDSPEDKAKLDGHLKSADFLDVEKFPNATFEITTVKPLTEGDFNTEISGNLDFRGTPKNITFRANVTVDGDKVTIKSEEFAINRQDFGITFTGGAGSIIKDEVILQADIVATQVK
- a CDS encoding ABC transporter ATP-binding protein; this translates as MSNSLMLIVESLSYQYQESEKFFLKNINFRVEKGETLAIIGESGSGKSTLIRLIYGLLDYNHKMQKIEWNGVLLKGPSYNLIPGHSMMKYVAQDFDLIDFVSVGENVGYYISNFDLPKKHQIIDQALEAVEMQAYKAVHPKYLSGGQRQRVAIARALALRPELLLLDEPFSNIDQHLKIKIRERIYAFCKEHKMSLIFTTHDLSDAFYSSDQILVLKDGQIVQIGAVKNVRNFPKSAYVAQLFGYVALIPKEKAAALMIDAENDLVIYPEEVVLDDASDIYGTVTKVHYQGRDYICTMEVDEVEILFYSETEILPNQYLPIKIINYRTIE